Proteins from a genomic interval of Streptomyces sp. NBC_01445:
- the hutU gene encoding urocanate hydratase: protein MTGVSPESRHIRAPRGSELNCLGWQQEGALRMLMNNLDPEVAEHPEDLVVYGGTGKAARDWASFDAIVRTLKTLKDDETMLVQSGKPVGVMRTSEWAPRVLLANSNLVGDWANWEEFRSLEARGLTMYGQMTAGSWIYIGSQGILQGTYETFGAVARKKFNGTLAGTITLTAGLGGMGGAQPLAVTMNDGVAICVDVDPTRIERRIAHRYLDVAADDLDHALSLAIEAKEARRPLSIGLTGNAAEVFPQLLEMGVPLDIVTDQTSAHDPLAYLPVGVSVEEWHEQARKDPADFTRRSRESMARHVEAMVGFLDAGAEVFDYGNSIRDEARKAGYQRAFDFPGFVPAHIRPLFEEGLGPFRWAALSGDPKDIEATDRAIMELFPENEHLHRWLKMAAERVEFEGLPARICWLGYGERHRAGLKFNEMVASGELSAPLAIGRDHLDSGSVASPYRETESMLDGSDAIADWPLLNALVNTSSGASWVSIHHGGGVGMGRSIHAGQVCIADGTELAAQKLSRVLTNDPGMGVIRHVDAGYEHAASVAHDRGVRIPMTEGGDSQ, encoded by the coding sequence ATGACCGGCGTTTCCCCCGAGTCCCGCCACATCCGCGCCCCCCGTGGCAGTGAACTCAACTGCCTCGGCTGGCAGCAGGAGGGCGCCCTGCGCATGCTCATGAACAACCTCGACCCCGAGGTCGCCGAGCATCCCGAAGACCTGGTCGTCTACGGCGGAACCGGCAAGGCCGCACGCGACTGGGCGTCGTTCGACGCGATCGTGCGCACCCTGAAGACACTCAAGGACGACGAGACGATGCTCGTGCAGTCCGGCAAGCCGGTCGGCGTCATGCGCACCAGCGAGTGGGCGCCCCGGGTCCTGCTCGCCAACTCCAACCTCGTCGGTGACTGGGCCAACTGGGAGGAGTTCCGCTCCCTCGAAGCCCGCGGCCTGACCATGTACGGGCAGATGACCGCCGGCTCGTGGATCTACATCGGCAGCCAGGGCATTCTGCAGGGCACCTACGAGACCTTCGGCGCCGTCGCCCGCAAGAAGTTCAACGGCACCCTGGCGGGCACCATCACCCTGACCGCCGGACTCGGCGGCATGGGCGGCGCCCAGCCCCTCGCCGTGACCATGAACGACGGCGTCGCGATCTGCGTCGACGTCGACCCCACCCGCATCGAGCGCCGCATCGCCCACCGCTACCTCGACGTCGCCGCCGACGACCTCGACCACGCGCTGAGCCTCGCCATCGAGGCCAAGGAGGCCCGCCGCCCGCTGTCCATCGGCCTCACCGGCAACGCCGCCGAGGTGTTCCCCCAGCTCCTCGAAATGGGTGTGCCGCTCGACATCGTGACCGACCAGACCTCCGCGCACGACCCGCTGGCCTACCTTCCCGTCGGCGTGAGCGTCGAGGAGTGGCACGAGCAGGCCCGCAAGGACCCCGCCGACTTCACCCGCCGCTCCCGCGAGTCGATGGCCCGCCACGTCGAGGCCATGGTCGGCTTCCTCGACGCCGGAGCCGAGGTCTTCGACTACGGCAATTCGATCCGGGACGAGGCCCGCAAGGCCGGCTATCAGCGCGCCTTCGACTTCCCCGGCTTCGTACCGGCCCACATCCGGCCGCTGTTCGAAGAGGGGCTCGGCCCCTTCCGGTGGGCGGCTCTGTCCGGCGACCCCAAGGACATCGAGGCCACCGACCGCGCGATCATGGAGCTCTTCCCGGAGAACGAGCACCTGCACCGCTGGCTCAAGATGGCCGCCGAGCGCGTCGAGTTCGAGGGCCTGCCCGCCCGCATCTGCTGGCTCGGCTACGGCGAACGCCACCGCGCCGGCCTCAAGTTCAACGAGATGGTCGCGAGCGGCGAGCTGTCCGCGCCGCTCGCCATCGGCCGCGACCACCTCGACTCCGGCTCCGTCGCCTCGCCGTACCGCGAGACCGAGTCGATGCTCGACGGCTCCGACGCCATCGCCGACTGGCCGCTGCTCAACGCCCTGGTGAACACCTCCTCCGGCGCTTCCTGGGTCTCCATCCACCACGGCGGCGGCGTCGGCATGGGCCGCTCCATCCACGCCGGCCAGGTCTGCATCGCCGACGGAACCGAACTCGCGGCGCAGAAGCTGTCGCGCGTACTCACCAACGACCCCGGCATGGGCGTCATCCGCCACGTCGACGCCGGCTACGAGCACGCCGCCTCCGTTGCACACGACCGAGGCGTGCGCATCCCCATGACCGAGGGTGGGGACTCCCAGTGA
- a CDS encoding amino acid permease — MSTDTTSLQRGLKSRHIRFIALGSAIGTGLFYGSSESIKAAGPAVLLAYLIGGAAVFLVLRSLGEMAVSRPCAGSFGEYATKYLGPLPGFLTGWTYALEMVFVCLADITALGVYMSFWFPDVPRWIWLLAAVGIIGAMNLFSVKVFGELEFWLSFAKVVAIIAMILAGLAIIVFGFGSNGGAGISNLWSNGGFMPNGIQGLVLCFAVVMFAFGGTEIIGVTAGEAQNPEKTIPSAVNSIPIRIVLFYVLTLAVLMSLNPWQHIGDKGSPFVEIFAGLGVASAAAVLNVVVIIAALSAINSNIFAAGRIMYGMAERNQAPSVMRRLSRNGVPWMTVVIMIGALLCGVVLNYLMPERVFLVIASIATFATVWVWLMILLSQVSARRKMSPQEVAALKYPAPFWPYGQIITIAFMVGVVVLLAFSDSTRIALLVGGVWLSLMTCVYYLWLRPRARRAALADAAPQVVHGEGKEPSDEIDSRASAEPVHQR, encoded by the coding sequence TTGTCCACCGACACCACGTCCCTGCAGCGCGGGCTCAAATCCCGGCACATACGCTTCATCGCCCTGGGTTCCGCGATCGGGACCGGTCTCTTCTACGGCTCCTCGGAGTCCATCAAGGCGGCGGGGCCCGCCGTCCTGCTGGCCTATCTGATCGGTGGCGCCGCGGTCTTCCTCGTCCTGCGTTCACTGGGCGAGATGGCGGTGAGCCGCCCGTGCGCCGGATCCTTCGGCGAATACGCGACAAAGTACCTCGGACCGCTGCCGGGGTTCCTCACCGGCTGGACGTACGCCCTCGAAATGGTCTTCGTCTGTCTGGCGGACATCACGGCGCTCGGCGTCTACATGAGCTTCTGGTTCCCCGACGTGCCGCGGTGGATCTGGCTCCTCGCGGCCGTCGGCATCATCGGCGCGATGAATCTGTTCAGCGTCAAGGTCTTCGGTGAGCTGGAGTTCTGGCTCTCCTTCGCCAAGGTCGTCGCCATCATCGCGATGATCCTCGCCGGCCTGGCGATCATCGTCTTCGGCTTCGGCAGCAACGGCGGCGCGGGCATCTCCAACCTGTGGAGCAACGGCGGGTTCATGCCCAACGGCATCCAGGGACTGGTCCTGTGCTTCGCCGTGGTGATGTTCGCCTTCGGCGGCACCGAGATCATCGGCGTCACCGCCGGCGAGGCGCAGAACCCGGAGAAGACCATTCCGAGCGCCGTGAACTCGATCCCCATCCGCATCGTGCTCTTCTACGTGCTGACGCTCGCGGTGCTCATGTCGCTCAACCCGTGGCAGCACATCGGCGACAAGGGCAGCCCGTTCGTCGAGATCTTCGCCGGACTCGGCGTCGCCTCCGCGGCCGCCGTGCTGAACGTCGTCGTCATCATCGCGGCCCTGTCCGCGATCAACAGCAACATCTTCGCCGCCGGACGCATCATGTACGGCATGGCCGAGCGCAACCAGGCTCCGTCCGTCATGCGCCGCCTGTCCCGCAACGGTGTGCCGTGGATGACAGTCGTCATCATGATCGGCGCACTCCTCTGCGGCGTCGTCCTGAACTACCTCATGCCCGAGCGGGTGTTCCTCGTCATCGCCTCCATCGCGACCTTCGCCACGGTGTGGGTCTGGCTGATGATCCTCCTGTCCCAGGTCAGCGCCCGCCGCAAGATGTCCCCGCAGGAGGTCGCCGCGCTGAAGTACCCGGCGCCGTTCTGGCCCTACGGCCAGATCATCACCATCGCCTTCATGGTCGGCGTGGTGGTGCTCCTCGCGTTCTCGGACAGCACCAGGATCGCGCTGCTCGTCGGCGGTGTGTGGCTGTCCTTGATGACGTGCGTGTACTACCTGTGGCTGCGCCCCCGTGCCCGGCGGGCGGCATTGGCCGACGCCGCGCCGCAGGTCGTACACGGAGAGGGCAAGGAACCCTCGGACGAGATCGACTCCAGGGCCAGTGCGGAGCCCGTGCACCAGCGATAA
- the hutC gene encoding histidine utilization repressor: MDAAEIARLYARQTPGSAPAYQRIKDLVAGEIVGGRWGEGEALPSESQFVESLGLSRMTINRALRELSADGLLRRVMGVGTFVARRKSSSALAGVHNIADEVRGRGHDYSARVLSLREELPDPEIGAQLGLDGRRSAFRSRVVHLEDGAAVQLEDRYVHPDFAPGYLDQDFTAGTPFTFLSEVAPLGKGEHIVEAVLPSAEECEILGIGPSEPCLLIQRRTWSGDAVVSVARLIHPGSRYRLVGTFDAH; this comes from the coding sequence GTGGACGCTGCGGAGATCGCCCGGCTCTATGCGCGGCAGACGCCCGGTTCCGCCCCGGCCTATCAGCGGATCAAAGACCTCGTGGCCGGGGAGATCGTGGGTGGCCGCTGGGGCGAGGGCGAGGCGCTTCCCTCGGAGAGTCAGTTCGTCGAGTCGCTGGGCCTGTCCCGGATGACGATCAACCGGGCCCTGCGCGAGCTGAGCGCCGACGGCCTGCTCCGGCGCGTCATGGGCGTGGGCACGTTCGTGGCGCGGCGCAAGAGCAGCTCCGCGCTGGCCGGGGTGCACAACATCGCCGATGAGGTCCGGGGCCGCGGCCATGACTACTCGGCCAGGGTGCTGTCCCTGCGCGAGGAGCTCCCCGATCCCGAGATCGGCGCACAGCTCGGCCTCGACGGGCGGCGCAGCGCGTTCCGCTCACGTGTCGTGCACCTGGAGGACGGTGCGGCGGTCCAGCTGGAGGACCGTTACGTCCACCCTGACTTCGCCCCCGGCTATCTCGACCAGGACTTCACCGCGGGTACGCCGTTCACGTTCCTGTCCGAGGTCGCCCCGCTGGGCAAGGGCGAGCACATCGTCGAGGCGGTCCTGCCGTCCGCAGAGGAATGCGAGATCCTCGGCATCGGGCCGTCCGAGCCGTGTCTGCTGATCCAGCGCCGCACCTGGTCCGGGGATGCTGTCGTGAGCGTCGCGCGGCTGATTCACCCCGGGTCCCGGTACCGCCTGGTGGGGACGTTCGACGCGCACTGA
- the hutG gene encoding formimidoylglutamase, whose translation MSVGATIELTVDAASERWHGRDDGHGDEHLRWHHAISTDTGGPGLWDAAFVGFRSDEGVRRNKGRQGAADGPRELRAALSSMALPAPLTALDAGDVEVTDGELELGQHRLGRVVGPLVDRGVPVVVLGGGHEVAYGTYLGLVSTRAVQAGGRIGVLNLDAHFDLRDDVRASSGTPFLQMAQGEERRGHRLNYRVLGVSQPSNTAHLFRTADRLGVRYLPDIECGVLNLPAIDAFTDEFIESHDVLHLSIDLDVLPAAVAPGVSAPAAHGVQMEIVEHVCARVAASGKPLVVDVAELNPDLDTDHRTARAGARLIHRILTTHHARTAKV comes from the coding sequence GTGAGCGTCGGCGCCACCATCGAACTCACGGTGGACGCGGCCTCCGAACGCTGGCACGGCCGCGACGACGGCCACGGTGACGAGCACCTGCGCTGGCACCACGCGATCAGCACCGACACCGGCGGCCCGGGACTGTGGGACGCCGCGTTCGTCGGCTTCCGCAGCGACGAGGGCGTACGCCGCAACAAGGGCCGTCAGGGAGCGGCGGACGGTCCGCGCGAACTGCGCGCCGCCCTCTCCTCCATGGCCCTGCCCGCCCCGCTCACGGCGCTCGACGCCGGGGACGTCGAAGTCACCGACGGGGAACTGGAGTTGGGTCAGCACCGCCTCGGGCGGGTCGTCGGCCCGCTCGTCGACCGGGGTGTTCCCGTCGTGGTCCTCGGCGGAGGCCACGAGGTGGCGTACGGCACGTATCTCGGCCTCGTATCCACCCGGGCGGTCCAGGCCGGCGGGCGGATCGGAGTGCTCAACCTGGACGCGCACTTCGATCTCCGTGACGACGTCCGCGCGAGCTCGGGAACGCCGTTCCTGCAGATGGCGCAGGGCGAGGAGCGGCGCGGGCACCGGCTCAACTACCGGGTGCTCGGCGTCAGCCAGCCGAGCAACACCGCGCACCTGTTCCGCACCGCCGACCGGCTCGGCGTGCGCTACCTGCCGGACATCGAGTGCGGTGTGCTCAACCTGCCCGCGATCGACGCCTTCACTGACGAGTTCATCGAGAGCCACGACGTCCTGCACCTCAGCATCGACCTCGATGTACTGCCGGCCGCGGTGGCCCCCGGCGTCAGTGCCCCGGCCGCCCACGGTGTGCAGATGGAGATCGTCGAGCATGTCTGCGCCAGGGTGGCCGCGAGCGGCAAGCCGCTCGTGGTCGACGTCGCGGAACTCAACCCGGACCTCGACACCGACCACCGCACCGCCCGAGCGGGCGCCCGCCTGATCCACCGCATCCTGACGACACACCATGCGAGGACTGCGAAGGTCTGA
- a CDS encoding IclR family transcriptional regulator — protein sequence MGERTTASSASPAVGRALDILLHLAGRSGPVQAAALARELDIPRSSAYHVLSVLVDRGFVTYLPKEQAYGLGVASFEIGSAYLRHEPLERLARPILRSASARLGQTVHLGIVHGAETVYLLKERPTSTRSGEADISLVTDVGVRLPAHLTANGRAILAHASPAQLRALFPRQADLITRTGKGPRSLSELLDLLARNRARGWSEEVELVSEGFRSLGVAAFDHNERPVAALSSTWQRHYSRHDADHVREVLEQGAARLTAAMSGRRPHAGTRTL from the coding sequence ATGGGTGAACGGACAACGGCGTCCAGTGCCTCACCGGCCGTCGGCCGCGCGCTGGACATCCTGCTGCACCTCGCCGGACGCTCGGGCCCCGTCCAGGCCGCGGCCCTGGCCCGCGAACTCGACATCCCCAGATCGTCCGCGTACCACGTCCTCTCGGTCCTGGTGGACCGCGGTTTCGTCACCTATCTCCCCAAGGAGCAGGCGTACGGTCTCGGGGTCGCGTCTTTCGAGATCGGCTCGGCCTATCTGCGCCACGAACCCCTGGAGCGCCTCGCGCGCCCCATCCTGCGCAGCGCCTCGGCCCGTCTCGGACAGACCGTGCACCTGGGCATCGTCCACGGCGCGGAGACCGTCTATCTGCTCAAGGAACGGCCGACTTCGACCCGGTCCGGCGAGGCGGACATCTCCCTCGTCACCGACGTCGGCGTCCGGCTGCCCGCCCACCTGACCGCCAACGGGCGCGCCATCCTCGCCCACGCGTCCCCGGCCCAACTTCGGGCCCTCTTCCCCCGGCAGGCGGATCTCATCACCCGTACCGGCAAGGGACCCCGCTCGCTGTCCGAACTCCTCGACCTGCTGGCCCGCAACCGCGCACGCGGCTGGTCGGAGGAGGTCGAGCTGGTCTCCGAGGGCTTCCGGTCACTGGGCGTCGCGGCCTTCGACCACAACGAACGGCCCGTCGCCGCGCTCAGCAGCACCTGGCAACGGCACTACAGCCGGCACGACGCCGACCACGTCCGCGAGGTCCTGGAGCAGGGGGCAGCACGGCTGACGGCCGCGATGTCCGGCCGACGCCCCCACGCGGGCACACGCACACTCTGA
- a CDS encoding alpha/beta fold hydrolase gives MPLVEVSPGMSLAYETFGGPSDPPVLLVMGFGAQMIAWHEDFCRALADRGRYVIRYDNRDCGLSTKFDEHPVDMGRFIAAVSSGDIASALAMVPYALTDMAADGLNLLTALGIERAHVIGTSMGGMIAQKMAITEPARVLTLTSMMSSTGEPEYGQSVPEAQAVLLSPKPADREGYIAAADRELLWASRRYGDAALLRELAARSYDRAYYPAGVGRQLGAMILDGSRAEALRTLRVPTLVIHGLDDTLIAPSGGERTAELVPGAKLLLIPDMGHDRPRELWPEIIGAVRTHTEV, from the coding sequence ATGCCACTCGTCGAAGTCTCGCCCGGAATGTCCCTCGCGTACGAGACGTTCGGCGGTCCTTCCGACCCACCCGTCCTGCTGGTGATGGGCTTCGGCGCCCAGATGATCGCCTGGCACGAGGACTTCTGCCGTGCGCTGGCCGACCGTGGGCGCTATGTGATCCGCTACGACAACCGTGACTGCGGGCTGTCCACCAAGTTCGACGAGCACCCCGTCGACATGGGCCGGTTCATCGCCGCCGTGAGCTCGGGGGACATTGCCTCTGCCCTCGCCATGGTGCCGTACGCATTGACGGACATGGCTGCCGACGGCCTCAACCTGCTCACCGCGCTGGGCATCGAACGCGCTCACGTGATCGGGACCTCGATGGGCGGAATGATCGCCCAGAAGATGGCCATCACCGAGCCCGCCCGGGTACTGACCCTGACGTCGATGATGTCCTCGACCGGCGAACCCGAATACGGCCAGTCCGTTCCCGAGGCCCAAGCGGTACTCCTGAGCCCGAAGCCGGCGGACCGCGAGGGCTACATCGCAGCGGCGGACCGGGAACTGCTGTGGGCGTCCAGGCGATACGGGGACGCCGCACTCCTGCGTGAGCTGGCTGCCAGGAGCTACGACCGGGCGTACTACCCGGCAGGCGTCGGGCGTCAGCTCGGAGCGATGATCCTCGACGGCTCGCGTGCGGAGGCACTGCGGACCCTTCGGGTACCGACTCTGGTGATCCACGGCTTGGACGACACACTGATCGCCCCGAGCGGTGGGGAGCGCACCGCGGAACTCGTCCCCGGAGCGAAGCTCTTGCTGATCCCCGACATGGGCCACGACCGCCCGCGCGAACTCTGGCCCGAGATCATCGGCGCGGTGCGGACGCACACTGAAGTGTAG